From Nostoc punctiforme PCC 73102:
TTGTCAAAACTAAATTTCCTTGAGAATCCCGAATCAAAACGTTGGCTTCTATGATTTGTGTAGCTTGGTTACTTCTTAATGATTTTGGATTATGTGAATTATTCAAAGCTGGAACTGGAACAGAGTTACTTTGCTCAACATTGTTAAACATCAGGTTATTAGGCTTAGATTGGAGATTGCGAGTACTACTAACTCGAAAACTATTTACTTCTGTGCCTGCTCGTGCCTGACAAACTGGGGTGATTTCAGGAGTTATTGGAATTACTTCTGCTTTTAGTTGAGTAGGGTAAATGTTAGTATCAGCGATGTTATATTTAACAGTACCGTTAATTCCGTACTTGGAACTAGCTGTTATTAAGCTATTAAGGGAAAGGAATAGTCCCCTAGCATTAATTGTGATATTCCCACCACGGCCCTCAAAGGCATTTGCGGTGATGCTGCTATTTTTTATTGCAACTAAGATATCTGTGTTGATAGTGATGTTGCCGCCGTCGCCATTACCCCCAGCAGTCGCAGTAATGATACTGTCACGTAATTGTAAGTCACCAGAGTGTAAGAAAATGTCGCCTCCTTCGCCCTTGGTGCCGCCTTCTGTGCCAGCTGTGATAGTACCTCTGTCTAGATTGATACTGTCTGCGTTGATTCGGAGGGTTCCTGCATTTCCTTGTCCTGGCTGAAAGTTGAGATTTTTTGGAATTTTTTCACCACCAATATTTACTCTCCCACCATCAGTGACAGTTAATCGTTCTGCTTCGATTGTCAGATTTCCGGCCTTTCCAGTTCCTCCAGTTCGAGCTGATATTCTGCTAGGAGAATTACCAGTTAATGACTTTCCGGTTACTTGCACTTCTTCGTCAGCAGTTATAGATACGTTGCCTCCCGAACCCTGCCCAAATGTGCCTGATGATATCACTCCTCCAGAGCGTAGACTTAAGCGCGCAGTTTCAATCTTGATGTTACCGCCAGAACCGGTAGATCCTCGTTGGGCCAAACTTGTTATGGAACTGCCTGCATTCGCTGTTGGTTTTCGCAGCACTTCTACTGAATCATGAGCTAAGACCTCTATGGAACCAGCATTTCCGAAGCCATACGTACCAGCAGCGATCCCTGCTCCATCCCGGATATTTAACCGCCCAGTTTCAATATTGATGTTGCCACCAGATCCGGTAGCTCTTGGGTAAACTAGGCTCGATATACCAGTGTTGAAAAACGAATCAACTTCTGGTAATCCCACTAGGTTCACTGAATCTGAAGCATTAATTTTCAATGTTCCCCCCGTTCCTGCTCCTAATGTGCTGGACTCAATCTGAGAACCACCGTCTAGCATTAGCTTCATGGCTTGTATTTGAATATTGCCACCACCATCACCACTGGCATCAACTGCTGCTGCTCCAGACAACTGGATCTCTCCAAAGGCTGAGATGCCTGAATATCCCAACGTCCAGCCTTTATCTGTAGGAATCAGGTTGACCAAACCCGCTCCAGCCACGCTGCCTAATTCAATCTGTCCCCCTGTTGTTTTAAGCGTTCCACGTGAGAGTAATATATCACCGCCCACCAAAGCTAAGGTTTGATTTGGCTGCACGCGTAGACCAGAACTAGTATCTATGAGGTCTGAAGTTTTTCTTATACCTTGACCGTCTCCAAAGACGTGAATATTTCCAGCATTTGTCCCAAATCCTAATCCCACAGGCACGCTCACTGTCAACAGAGGTTCTGCACCACTAAGGGGTTTAGCATCGAAGGAGATGCCATCAGCAAATTTAATATTACTAGCAGTAGTGCCGAAGAACGAGCCGCCAATATTCAGTGAAGCATTCGGCCCAAAAATAATCCCATTGGGATTAATAAGAAATACGTTGGCTATGCCGTTAGCTCGAATTAAACCATCAATATTAGATATTGAGCTACCCGTCACTCTTGTCAAAATGTTTTGGATGTCTAGGGCATTTTTGAAGTAAACTGTGCTTCCTGTGGGCACAGAAAACTGTCCAAAGCTATGGAACAAATTGCTTCCGAATTGGGTTCCTCCCGTTATCGCACTGGTATTATTACCCTCTCGTGTGACGCTGGAGTTAACTCTTAGGGTTGCATCGGGAACAATTTGTGCCGCAATTGGCTCCCAAGGCAATAGACAAAACAAGGTGCTGCCCTTGATAAGCCAGGATAAAGCTTTTGTCATAAATCATGGTAAAAGTTTCTCGGTTGGTCTCTGAATTATTTTTAGTACAGACTTGCACCCTGCACCCGAATGATTACCAATTATACAGATTAATAGTAACGGTAGCGTCTTGTCAAATTGGATTGGAGACAGAGGCTTTCCTCTAGTAGTAAAGCTTTTCTCTAGTAGTAAAACTGTTAATATTTACTAAAATCCGAGCGAAAGTGATCGGGAGTAAAATACGTTTGTGGATTTATCAGTGATGAACAGAAAACGTAGTGAGTCCTTTAATGAAGTTGCAGAAATCTATGATGCAGCACGCCCTAGTTATCCATCTCAATTGATTGAAGATGTAATTGAGATGGCTAATCTTACGGATTCAGCTTCAATTTTAGATATTGGAACCGGGACAGGTAAGGGGACTGTTCCATTTGCTGAAAAGGGCTACGCTATCTACTGTTTAGAGCCAGGTGAAAGACTTATTGCAATAGCATCTCAAAATATGCGCTTATATCCAAAGGTGATATTTGAGACAGTTACTTTAGAGGATTGGAACTTACGCCCAAGCGCCTTTGATTTAGCAATATCTGCCCAAGCTTTTCATTGGGTAAATCGTGAAAAAGGGTATCCAAAAGTTGCACAAGCTTTAAAAGAAAAAGGTTATATTGCGTTTTTTTGGAATTTCTCTATTTTACCAGATACTTCAATATTTCAGGCGCTCAAAGAAACGTTTCAAAAATATGTACCTACAATATCTAATGCTAAACCATCCTCAGTTGAATCACTAATAAAAAAAAGAGAAAACTGGATATTAAATAGCTTTTATTTCAAAAACCTAGTGGTCAAAAAATATCCTTGGTCTATTAATTATGATGCAGAAGGATATCTAGGTCTTCTGAAAACTCAAACTGCTTATCAAAAATTTACTGGAACTGAAAAGCAGGATTTTTCTGATGCTATTATACAGATATTAAATGCTCACGGAGGATATGTTACTAAACCCTATTTATCGGTTCTTTTCTTTGCTCAAAAAATTTAAATCAGCCCCTTCATTCTAAATAAAACTCAATGTCGAGTGTGGGTTACAACTCATCTCAAACCCGATACGGAAAAACTACGGGTTTAAACCTAGATGAGATTTATATAGTCACACCAAATCCAATACCCTCTGTCAAATAATCAAGCTTTAACCGTTGTTTTACACGTCTGTTGAAGAGGGTATTTCTAGAATACACCCAAACAGTATTTTGTTTTTGTGGTGACTCTGGTGTGGTGTTTTTTTTTGATAATTGCTCTATGAGATTTTTTAATGAGTTTTATATTTGGTAGTGCTTTAAGGCTGCAAAATATAAAAAGCAATGAAAAACCCCAACCTATTTAAAGGATGGGGACATAAATAAAAATTCTATATTTCCATGATGACACAATTCAATATTTGTTCAACTGCTGTCAGCCTGGAGGTGGAATAATGAACAAACCACCATCCAGACGCAAGAAAGTTATCCCTGGGGCATCTGAGGAACCAAAGCCAGCCGCCGACTCTGCAAAGGAAAATAATTCTGGGCAGGATAACCCAGCCTCAGCAACAATTACGGTGACGGCTGTTGAAGTAAGAGAGTTGACCGACCAAGAACAAAGCTTACGCTTGCAATTGGAACGTCAGGTAGAAAGGGCATTTTTGTCAGCAGGTCAGGCGCTTATGGAGTTGAGGGACAGACGGCTATACCGTTCCACGCACCGGACTTTTGAAGAATACTGCCGCGAACGCTTCAATTATAGTCGTGACGCGGCGTACTTGAAGATTTCAGCGACTGTGGTTTATGAGAATCTTCAAAAGTTTTTGCCGACCATTGGTCGGCAAATTCCAATGCCGACCAACGAACGACAATTGCGGTTTTTGGCGAAAGCCGAGTTGGAACCGGCTGTGCAAGCGGATGTCTGGCAACAGGCAGTAGAGCAAGCTGGCAATAAGATTCCATCTGGTCGCATAGTGAAAGACGTAGTGGATAGGATACGCGAAAGGACGAAAGTACCCAATCCTTACCACATCGGAGAAATATGCATTCTTCTGCCCAAAGATGACCCAGACTTGAGGGGTAAAGCGGGTTATTGGGGAGTGGTAAGTCACGTTGGAGACTATAGCTGTACAGTTCAAACCTGGGATGGCGACTATACCGTGAAGATTGAACACCTGAAGTTACTGGAATTGCTTGATGAAGATTGCCAATTCATGCAGCAGTTATGTGTGAGGTTACGGCAGTTGCATCAAGTGGCCAGCCGTGACTCTTCTGTGGATTGGCTGTTGCAGGGGTTGGGTAAGCAAGCTAAACCTTATTTATCTTCGTTGCAGGCAAAATTGCTGGGGACTGTGGAACGGGAATACAAAATCGAGTGGAGGCAACAGAAATGATGGTGCAGCGAGGAAACAATAATTTAATGCAACAAAGTTTACTAAACTCGTTTAGTTTCAAATATTTCTCGCCACAATTCAAATTCCGGACAATTGCACCAAAGGGTAACGAACCCATCAAAAAGTTTAGTTTCTGAATTTTGAACTCCCCTTGGGAGAACTTGGATCAAGATAGGAATATCCAAATCACATTTCCAATTTTCTATTTCTTTTTGAATTTGGGCAATAGTGTCTTGATGGAATCCTCGGTCGTTGTTGGAACACTGAACAAGTAAACATCCATTATCAGAATCTTTGACTCGCTTGAGCGAGAAATTAATCTGCGTCCACATTGATTGGACTTCATTGAAAATATTAGGCAAACCATAGTGATTGCCTAATATTACCTTTCGGCGTTTTGATTCACCCATAAGTCCCCCTCAGCAATACAAATTTTGACAAGGATGACGAAGAAGATAAGGAATCTCCTGACGACGAGTAAGCTCAATAGCGCTCAGATTAACCCTCTGAGGGTTATTAACTACTAATCCCATTGTAACGATAAATCAAGGGTTTCAAGTATTTTGCAGTTGCAAGGATTGGGGATTTTGCTTTCACCGTATCTGTCATTCTTGCACGCTTTGCTGCTGGCGGCTGTTGAGATAGAGTACAACCTGGTTTGTCAGCAGCAGAAGTGACGATACAGCTAGTAAACAATAGGTTAATCCAACAAATACACAATGCAACACCGCAATAAATAACTCGTTGTATGAAAACGGTAAGCGTACCACTCTGTGGAAGCAAGCGATCGCCCAGCGTCTGGTAGAGTTGCCATGCCGGAATGGCTTATCGCTTCAAAAAGAAATCTGAGTAGGTCATAGGGAGTGTCCTTAAAAAGCCGCCATTAACGGACAGTTAGGGACTTCCAAATAAATGACGACCCAGCCGCTACTAGTTAGCCAACTTTATTTTGACAGGTAGTGTTCTAAGTGGGAATTTAGTCAAATTGAGAAGGATAGGAAACAACTTGCTTCTTTGGTCTTGGCGATCTCCCGCCTTGAAAGCCACATTGAGCAGTTGGTGCTTTCTTTAAATCTTCAAGTCGATGGCGAAGGAAATTCTGACAATGATAGCCACTGGCTTTTTAGGGAAAGCTCCGGTAGTGTGGGAGAAAAAGATATATAGGATGCAGGAATCAATTAACCTCGAAAGCGATCGACAAAGTAGCCATATCAGAATTGCTCACTGGTGTGGCTACAATACCACCACCACGTACATCTCTCAAATCATTCAGCAAATCACCAATCACTTCATCTGGACTTGTGGATGAACCTTTTAACTCTACTACTCCAGCATCACGCTTTTGTTCTGCTGCTAAAGCTCTCATTGTTTTGACAGCATTCTTTAGTGGTTTGCGACTGACAATAATTAATGCTTCCCCACTACCTTTCTCGATCGCCTGTAATTTTAGCTCTTGTGGATTGCCAACTACTAGTGTTTGCTGTGGCGCTAATTGCATTGACTCCTCAGGTGCTGACCATTTATAGGGAAATATCACCAATAAATCACCACTGGAATCAAATAGCAAGATAGAAATATAGACAGAAGTCGATTCATTATTGGTCACTTGAAATTGAAACAGTTGTTGCAGAGGTAATTTGTGCGAATAAATTTTTTGTGAGACTTGACGATTCTTTTGGCTCCGTGATGTGGCAGTTTTAGCTATAATTTTGCTAGGTTGCTCTACTAAATTCAGGCAAACTTCCACATCTAGTTCTGACGAATTGGTATTCAAAGTTTTTTTGAGAATACGAGTTGCTAGCAAAGACTTGAGTTTAGGTTCTAAACGCTGGACAGCATCTTTTACTGCTTCTCTTGCGTCACCAAAAGATTGTAATACTAGTTCCTGTCCTGCGGTAAACAAACCAAGACTATTAACCACAGGCAAGTTTTCTGTAACTTGTTGCTGCAATTGTCTTCGATAGCTATCTGTCATGCGACTGAAGATGTATTGCACACCATTTGGATATGGTGGTTTTTGATTCTGCGCTGTTATAGCTGCGATACGATTGATAGCTTCTACAAATTCTTTTGCTGCATTTGTATCACCAGCTAGAGAAGGATCTAAACCAATACTTAACTTTAAGTCAGCCGGAATTACACGAGTTGATTCTTGCAACAGCATTCCTGGACGCAGAGAATTTATCCCTCTGTTGTCTACCAGTTCTGCTTCTGCTATTAAGCCACGACGAGGGGATATCAACTTTACGGTTGCTGAGGTTTGTCCTTGATTGTTGATGACTGTAAAAGTAGCTCCTGGTGTAAATGCTTCTAAACTTTCTTTGTCTATTCCTCCCAACCATAATGTTGCTTTTTTACCTTCACTTTTAATAACAACTGCATCAGTAGGGAAAACTTTATTTTTAATAAAATAGACTGGTTTATTTTCATCACCATCTATTAAAGGCTCTTGCCGTGAAAGTGATTTAATGCTGGAAGTAATTTGAGAAATCATACTCCCAGCACTACCAGTTTGTTGCCAAAGATACTGCGTCATCAAGTAAGTAAATGCACCAGCCGAAAAGCCATCAAAAGTGGCATCTGCTGCTATTTGTTCCCTTTTAGCCGCAGCAAAAACTATTCCTTTTCGCTCACTAGCACAGCGAAGACTGATAAGTTTTTCTAAGGGGATATTCAACTGTTTGATCCAATGTTCTTGATAAGCAATTTCCTCTGGAGATGGCTGCAAATTATCATTAGATGCAGCACGCACAATAAAGTTACCTCGTGTACCACCGCCGGAGAAGCAACTGTCTAAAACTACAGTGACATTTTCGGTTTTTAAAGCCGATATTAACAAAAACAGGGTACGTCCCATAATGTCCTGTGTGACACCATTGGCACCATCATCAGATGGTACTAGGGTGCTGTTATAGTTATCATTTCTGCATTGCTGAATGGGGTCAGGGTCTGGTAGTCGAGAACCATGACCAGAAAAATGGAAAACTACTACATCTCCTGGTTTAGCTTGCTTAATTAGATGTTCTTCAAATGCTTCTAGAATATTTTTTCGGGTGGGTTGTTTATCGGCTGGGTCACTTGTTAATTTCAGGATATTGTTGGGTTCAAAACCAAAGCGATGGGTTAAAAGTTTTTCCTGTAAATCTACATCGGTGATACATCCTCTCAAGTTATCACCTCTCTCATTGTTTAGATAATTATTAATTCCCACTAAGAGTGCTAATTTTCGAGGGGTGCTTTGTGATAAAACTTGAGCGTAGCGGTTTCCCTTTTGCATGATATCGATTTGGCTTAAACCCAAAGTGGCAAAGGTTGAAGAAGCAAATTGGATAAAATGACGGCGTTTGATAAGGTACATAGCAGAATTTTTAACTCTTTGAAATTGATAGAAATTAAGTAAGTTCAAGAGAAGTTTATTTTCTTAATAAACTTTGATAAATGGATATATTTTATTTTGATATTAAAGGATTATTTGTACTTCCAATAATTTTGAATGAAGCCCAGTAGTGTGGATGCCTCCATTTAGGATTTTTAATCATTTTTATTTGAGCT
This genomic window contains:
- a CDS encoding class I SAM-dependent methyltransferase — protein: MNRKRSESFNEVAEIYDAARPSYPSQLIEDVIEMANLTDSASILDIGTGTGKGTVPFAEKGYAIYCLEPGERLIAIASQNMRLYPKVIFETVTLEDWNLRPSAFDLAISAQAFHWVNREKGYPKVAQALKEKGYIAFFWNFSILPDTSIFQALKETFQKYVPTISNAKPSSVESLIKKRENWILNSFYFKNLVVKKYPWSINYDAEGYLGLLKTQTAYQKFTGTEKQDFSDAIIQILNAHGGYVTKPYLSVLFFAQKI
- a CDS encoding caspase family protein; this encodes MYLIKRRHFIQFASSTFATLGLSQIDIMQKGNRYAQVLSQSTPRKLALLVGINNYLNNERGDNLRGCITDVDLQEKLLTHRFGFEPNNILKLTSDPADKQPTRKNILEAFEEHLIKQAKPGDVVVFHFSGHGSRLPDPDPIQQCRNDNYNSTLVPSDDGANGVTQDIMGRTLFLLISALKTENVTVVLDSCFSGGGTRGNFIVRAASNDNLQPSPEEIAYQEHWIKQLNIPLEKLISLRCASERKGIVFAAAKREQIAADATFDGFSAGAFTYLMTQYLWQQTGSAGSMISQITSSIKSLSRQEPLIDGDENKPVYFIKNKVFPTDAVVIKSEGKKATLWLGGIDKESLEAFTPGATFTVINNQGQTSATVKLISPRRGLIAEAELVDNRGINSLRPGMLLQESTRVIPADLKLSIGLDPSLAGDTNAAKEFVEAINRIAAITAQNQKPPYPNGVQYIFSRMTDSYRRQLQQQVTENLPVVNSLGLFTAGQELVLQSFGDAREAVKDAVQRLEPKLKSLLATRILKKTLNTNSSELDVEVCLNLVEQPSKIIAKTATSRSQKNRQVSQKIYSHKLPLQQLFQFQVTNNESTSVYISILLFDSSGDLLVIFPYKWSAPEESMQLAPQQTLVVGNPQELKLQAIEKGSGEALIIVSRKPLKNAVKTMRALAAEQKRDAGVVELKGSSTSPDEVIGDLLNDLRDVRGGGIVATPVSNSDMATLSIAFEVN
- a CDS encoding filamentous hemagglutinin N-terminal domain-containing protein, which encodes MTKALSWLIKGSTLFCLLPWEPIAAQIVPDATLRVNSSVTREGNNTSAITGGTQFGSNLFHSFGQFSVPTGSTVYFKNALDIQNILTRVTGSSISNIDGLIRANGIANVFLINPNGIIFGPNASLNIGGSFFGTTASNIKFADGISFDAKPLSGAEPLLTVSVPVGLGFGTNAGNIHVFGDGQGIRKTSDLIDTSSGLRVQPNQTLALVGGDILLSRGTLKTTGGQIELGSVAGAGLVNLIPTDKGWTLGYSGISAFGEIQLSGAAAVDASGDGGGNIQIQAMKLMLDGGSQIESSTLGAGTGGTLKINASDSVNLVGLPEVDSFFNTGISSLVYPRATGSGGNINIETGRLNIRDGAGIAAGTYGFGNAGSIEVLAHDSVEVLRKPTANAGSSITSLAQRGSTGSGGNIKIETARLSLRSGGVISSGTFGQGSGGNVSITADEEVQVTGKSLTGNSPSRISARTGGTGKAGNLTIEAERLTVTDGGRVNIGGEKIPKNLNFQPGQGNAGTLRINADSINLDRGTITAGTEGGTKGEGGDIFLHSGDLQLRDSIITATAGGNGDGGNITINTDILVAIKNSSITANAFEGRGGNITINARGLFLSLNSLITASSKYGINGTVKYNIADTNIYPTQLKAEVIPITPEITPVCQARAGTEVNSFRVSSTRNLQSKPNNLMFNNVEQSNSVPVPALNNSHNPKSLRSNQATQIIEANVLIRDSQGNLVLTTDQANPTWDNASLSASSCFSGSQW